The following coding sequences lie in one Caproicibacterium argilliputei genomic window:
- the mreD gene encoding rod shape-determining protein MreD, whose amino-acid sequence MTKHSKFLRYLAYTVEILLLFVLQEAPGVLPEICHARPVLLIPVAVTIALFEPQTESTAFGIFCGLLIDSGMDGSVLGLHAIILAVVCFTVSYLARDLLQTNIITAFVTCSITMGLAVLLQWLITYVAMGYSDPAYALVQHYLPRFIYSVLLVFPIYALNRLFALRIQPVG is encoded by the coding sequence ATGACGAAACACAGTAAATTTCTGCGCTACCTTGCCTACACCGTTGAAATCCTGCTGCTGTTTGTGCTGCAAGAAGCCCCCGGCGTGCTGCCGGAAATCTGCCACGCGCGCCCTGTCCTGTTGATTCCGGTTGCGGTTACCATTGCTTTGTTTGAACCCCAGACAGAATCAACCGCATTCGGCATTTTCTGCGGTCTGCTGATTGATTCCGGCATGGACGGCAGCGTGCTGGGGCTGCACGCTATTATTCTGGCAGTGGTGTGCTTTACGGTCAGTTATCTTGCACGCGACCTGCTGCAAACTAACATCATCACCGCATTTGTCACCTGCAGCATCACCATGGGGCTCGCGGTTCTGCTGCAGTGGCTGATTACGTATGTCGCCATGGGGTACAGCGACCCTGCTTACGCTCTGGTGCAGCACTACCTGCCGCGGTTTATTTACTCTGTACTGCTTGTATTCCCGATTTACGCACTGAACCGTTTATTTGCATTGCGGATTCAACCGGTCGGGTAA
- the mreC gene encoding rod shape-determining protein MreC, with translation MNRFFQTKKFKGLIVVLFLLFSLVLYTSTAGPGAVSNLINSVVMPMQRVFSAVTGKAETGVQNITESKEELQSENQKLRKQVNELNQKLTNYYSALQQNEQYKQFLGIKNEHKDYQLLSATVIARDPNSLFGSFTIDQGSTSGITKDCPVITSAGLVGWVSDVNVLSAKVTTIMDASAQFGVRDTSNRDTGVLSCDLKLADQGLVKMGYLANGTTVKAGDQIITSGLAVESGLGGKFPRGLPVGTVTAVKNSPYDVSLYAEIKPYVDPTKVRDVMVITDFAGKTEAVKEAASQSSSSTASGASK, from the coding sequence GTGAACCGGTTCTTTCAAACAAAAAAATTCAAGGGACTCATCGTGGTTCTGTTTCTTCTTTTCAGTCTGGTGCTGTACACCAGCACTGCCGGCCCGGGCGCGGTCAGCAACCTGATTAACAGTGTTGTCATGCCGATGCAGCGGGTTTTCTCTGCTGTGACGGGAAAAGCGGAAACCGGCGTACAAAATATTACCGAAAGTAAGGAAGAACTGCAGTCGGAAAACCAAAAACTTCGCAAGCAGGTAAATGAGCTCAACCAGAAGCTGACCAATTATTACTCCGCCCTGCAGCAAAACGAGCAGTACAAACAGTTTCTGGGCATTAAAAACGAGCACAAGGATTACCAGCTGCTTTCCGCAACAGTCATTGCACGCGACCCGAACTCGCTGTTCGGCAGCTTCACCATTGACCAAGGCTCTACCTCCGGCATCACCAAGGACTGCCCGGTCATTACCTCGGCAGGGCTGGTCGGCTGGGTCAGCGATGTAAATGTTCTTTCCGCAAAAGTAACCACCATCATGGATGCAAGCGCACAGTTCGGTGTGCGCGACACCTCAAACCGCGACACTGGCGTGCTGAGCTGCGACTTGAAGCTGGCTGACCAGGGATTGGTCAAGATGGGCTACCTGGCAAATGGCACCACCGTCAAAGCAGGTGACCAGATTATCACAAGCGGGCTGGCTGTGGAAAGTGGTCTGGGCGGAAAGTTTCCGCGCGGACTGCCGGTGGGCACGGTTACGGCTGTAAAAAACAGCCCGTACGATGTTTCCCTTTACGCGGAAATCAAACCGTACGTTGATCCCACCAAGGTACGTGATGTCATGGTGATCACCGACTTCGCAGGAAAAACGGAAGCGGTCAAGGAAGCTGCCAGTCAGAGCAGTTCTTCCACAGCAAGCGGGGCATCCAAATGA